Proteins found in one Plasmodium sp. gorilla clade G2 genome assembly, chromosome: 14 genomic segment:
- a CDS encoding DNA polymerase delta interacting protein, putative produces MRERILILYGSEYGTAYDCCRNIYYELYTSFDIDFFSLNDINIISLYKYHNIIIIVSTTGYGCPPHNMSQFWLALHNNDFIFYDNMKFHLFGLGDSSYDNYNQVAKKLKKKLKSLNANIVNYSLGNYQHPSMHFSNFNIWKNNLYDFLKKNYYNFDINTNAPLIYDVIFCEHNKNKNNNIYHKYDDDLYNKYNINNNSCNNQMMNIYNNTNEYYNLNDKKNTSCFLKNIENFNIDEHFCKLLNYKKFVVTKNERYTNINYDRDVRYMNLITTNECSNICGLIKVHPFLDINKTKELLELLKINYNDYIIIIPNKNFNNNQSIYLPLNKKIKILDLFIYFLDLNKIVTPFFFTYLSTKTFSDIHRNKFYKIADTIDISDYFSYVYQDKRSYFDIMFDFYNYINIDIKFLINTLPYIQDRCYSILNIFTEYTNIENYNFFNIYNLYASQKFLNILHFLKTNLNSKNITHIQNVNSLKNEKQKKEKLLPHSSFNNISNDTSKNTLVVTYSNFLNNIYKTILKTIKGKTGKEENIKEYTHITTKQNIIELLVCLYKIEINKNKTLKGLCSDFLVNLNPGSFVYSKIENSMLALNKNIFNLDYTVVYISVGAAFSSLIPVIRQRHYLYSTQYIESKDDKNNNVKHNEDYYKNIKMRRKKDLLFLGFRQKSQDFYFKDEIKSYLYFIYIFLAFSRDIEDKFVYYNMLNNNDSSKKWFQDNIMSNKDMNNIYINNNNNYSYDNVHYENNFDEYEEDYFKMSYEQMINTIKDKKKIYVTDIILMLQNTIYDLLTQKNTIILISGKSRPFSQNLIKTFTDIIKNKEPNKNMDEINLFIKKKIDDFSIILESWY; encoded by the coding sequence ATGCGAGAAcgcattttaatattatacgGATCAGAATATGGAACCGCATATGATTGTTGtcgaaatatatattacgaATTATATACAAGTTTTGATAtagattttttttcattaaatgatataaatattattagtctttataaatatcataatattattattattgttagtACTACTGGATATGGTTGTCCTCCACATAATATGAGTCAATTTTGGCTAGCTCTacataataatgattttattttttatgataatatgaaatttcatttatttggATTAGGAGATAGttcatatgataattataatcaagtagcaaaaaaattaaaaaaaaaattgaaatctTTAAATGCTAATATTGTAAATTATAGCTTAGGAAATTATCAACATCCATCTATGcatttttcaaattttaatatatggaagaataatttatatgactttttaaaaaaaaattattataattttgatataaatacaaatgcACCTTTGATATATGATGTAATATTTTGTGagcataataaaaataaaaataataatatatatcataaatatgatgatgatttatataataaatataatattaataacaatAGTTGTAATAACCAAATgatgaatatttataataataccaATGAGTATTATAATTTGAATGACAAGAAAAATACAAGTTgttttcttaaaaatattgaaaattttaatattgatgaacatttttgtaaattattaaattataaaaaatttgtagTTACAAAGAATGAaagatatacaaatataaattatgatcGAGATGTAAGatatatgaatttaataACAACAAATGAATGTTCAAATATATGTGGGTTAATAAAAGTACATCCTTTTttggatataaataaaacaaaagaattattagaattattaaaaattaattacaatgattatattataataattccaaataaaaattttaataacaatcaaagtatatatttaccattaaataaaaaaataaaaatattagatttatttatatattttttggatcttaataaaattgttactcctttcttttttacatatttatctACAAAAACATTTAGTGATATTCATcgtaataaattttataaaatagcAGATACTATTGATATATCTGATTATTTCTCATATGTATATCAAGATAAAAGATCATACTTTGATATCATGtttgatttttataattatattaatatagatataaaattCTTAATTAATACATTGCCATATATACAAGACAGATGTTAttctatattaaatatatttacagaatatacaaatatagaaaattataatttttttaatatatataatttatatgcaagtcaaaaatttttaaatatcttacattttttaaaaacaaaccttaattcaaaaaatataacacatatacaaaatgtaaattctttaaaaaatgaaaaacaaaaaaaagaaaaacttcTTCCACATTCgtcttttaataatatatccaaTGATACTTCTAAAAACACACTAGTAGTAACATATTCaaactttttaaataatatatataaaacaattttAAAAACAATTAAAGGCAAAACAGGaaaggaagaaaatataaaagaatatacacatataactACTAAACAGAATATAATAGAATTATTagtatgtttatataaaatagaaataaataagaataaaacaTTAAAAGGATTATGTTCAGATTTTTTAGTTAATTTAAATCCAGGATCATTTGTATATtcaaaaattgaaaatagtATGCTAGctctaaataaaaatatttttaatttagaTTACACCgttgtatatatttctgtAGGTGCTGCTTTTAGTAGTCTAATACCAGTAATAAGACAAagacattatttatattcgacacaatatatagaaagtaaagatgataaaaataataatgtgaaGCATAATGaagattattataaaaatataaaaatgagaaGAAAGAAAGATTTGCTCTTTCTAGGATTTAGGCAGAAATCCCaagatttttatttcaaagatgaaataaaaagttatttatattttatttatattttcttggCTTTCTCACGAGATATTGAAGAtaaatttgtatattataatatgttaaataataatgattctTCAAAAAAATGGTTCCAAGATAATATTATGAGTAATAAAGAtatgaacaatatatatatcaataataataataattactcTTATGATAATGTACATTATGAAAACAACTTTGATGAATATGAAGaagattattttaaaatgtcTTACGAACAAATGATTAATACAATAAAagacaaaaagaaaatttatgtaactgatattatattaatgttaCAAAATactatatatgatttattaacacaaaaaaatactATCATTCTTATATCAGGTAAATCAAGACCCTTTTCtcaaaatttaattaaaacatttacagatattataaaaaataaagaaccaaataaaaatatggatgaaattaatttatttattaaaaaaaaaattgatgatTTCTCTATTATATTAGAATCGTGGTATTAA
- a CDS encoding zinc finger protein, putative has product MHRRNREYTVRSNNKFDLLKNEDEKHIHSEGNKKYSNISYHIRKLFSYCDADILRIENNLIIYNSLIDNIKKNGNKIIKKEVEKIIREKEKNEHYTLKEMDEEEYKVTNFDLKKVELDFKFIECSLCFELIKFICIQECNHTYCFLCFYRLLYMEKKENDNLNNEANYPGQNYYNNNNNNNRNNNNNNNNNNNSTSVNTSASNTHRSYYHSNVSSSTSEFTFRDNNYNNDYSFNMDSSRSRNRRNDNKKEEIYKYEFDKIQMKCPFCKEHNEYIFICLNNFYTHFTYENLLNTLLEKQIEQSLMYASNEPLDLSEYTSRVKENTSENKHSKGSNTKKGSIDKNKKEEINNKNIENNCTHKREYNHEDNMNSKNDDEEKKESFLNSNDDTQKLSNSKDDLKKIFSSYYDEVIILRKILKKDALLNNNPNNTKKVENMYLFFYYEKYVKWKKKRIKYLLTCINSQKRYAFFSKIFADIEKKIFYEYFYIFSLCTLLTSYSCLVSPCLDYWTRIQNRKVEKYKLNHKDDKYFEDIYIKNEKVLLRKKNDSIYDKYQQHIKNLFYISEEESEKSDDYFKVIDIFYKICFTNLDNINILSQLKNYSYKRLNELCRHMHEHNKTYCDICVGNNDNIFLFEYNIFYKRYIKVHIEYGEKIGDHKYQIRHIYCHLCNIYLYDFDTYMNHVNKYHFFCKFCFNKKPNQSKENIENVIDDVVYYEELHLHRHHPCLYEQCIFVVFDNKIDLCLHLAEKHEERGSNKKNKITLSIGGASYNDIRNNAINNQEQPYHTNNSNYNNYNNYNNYNNYNNYNSNSSSYREKGKNKYKHEDNETKDFNTDDDDRDIIDIKEHKCIYNFRKFYDSWYFDYYIDCKIVDFIKYFFSMKPFFLFIIKEDINLILNVFENISNLKNCLYFNQDEIIELNKNIILKDFLSINNQNIKNKTHNKNNNNNIANNIMNYNNIYDRNSKYNNPHNFTNLFFIVKLFFDYVVEKVEYLLYNKEDLEKNYLYLFFQIIHNRSFILYYSFLFIYINQKGLNFESALTTMSNIKNDKNNKSNNKSNNKINNNSNSKTCSSSSNYHNKEDLQKQKIEQEMCYRKNPHIYKCDDDMLKYKILIENNCNVNLKYLSKYGFLYLIFLFFKIDKHCIENVVNNIKQMSLLCNDIYKNDIHTNNIYIKEVHTNNIYTKDTTTKETKKFQSTNDIVIPLICNKNEKSKKLLTGGNLKKLENSTCLLEAIKEQQQQQQEQKLKDEEFKKQVQIEYSELEDINQLIKKCLKKKNPNNNIIINIYDKKCDISKKVILDLLPYVHPKVDLVSFFYIFLSNYFSAYIKDENINKLINLSNENKKKILNKISSDVDNISLTTISKDLGNFVNARTLEECLSTGPEYYRIRKDIENTLKNNNNMNNNTNNNNNNNSSSYNSTSYNSSSYNNYGASSKNSLKNNHKENTNIIINDVKNSSNLYDISLSLRNRFLNIIKNTKINELYFIYFYISTIMLSKGSSYKNVRNEEYPSLNYENNINNNNINNNSNSNNNNININNNKLNMSNLFLNNNHNKNNRNSSVKTSSSNKTQGTKNTKTNINSYKNKVEMNKESYLNTKISNLDLEYPPLPLAEEKKEKINEDNELLTSSKNKKENMKKKLQKEYSQIVNKENTSSNKNVLDKHKNLDNKKNKNDNNKCNLTSLKDTNNLSLDNNNYPSLITNDKKTKKNVEKNNDKKKNKNNNSQKFSADDFPLLQSTEENKKNNNKNNYSNILQNELNNNNKKIEKKNNTSSTKSKNLKTSNEPSSSPLAINYQSYIHSTESNVTYTIKKKNKVKRCNICTYDNPYERKKCELCDSVL; this is encoded by the exons atgcaTAGACGAAACAGAGAATATACAGTAAGAAGTAACAATAAATTTGATCTtcttaaaaatgaagatgagAAACATATACACAGTGAAGGGAACAAAAAGTATAGTAACATTTCTTATCatataagaaaattatttagTTATTGTGATGCAGACATTTTAAGGATTGAAAACAATTTAATAATCTATAATAGTTtaattgataatataaaaaagaatggaaataaaataataaaaaaagaggTTGAGAAAATAATTcgagaaaaagaaaaaaatgaacattaTACCTTAAAAGAAATGgatgaagaagaatataaagTAACAAATTTTGATTTGAAAAAAGTAGAACTtgattttaaatttatagaaTGTAGTTTATGTTTtgaattaattaaatttatatgtatacaagAATGTAATCATACATATtgttttttatgtttttatcgtttattatatatggagaaaaaagaaaatgataatttgAATAATGAAGCGAATTATCCAGGGCAAAAttattacaataataataataataataatagaaacaacaacaacaacaataataataataataatagcacTAGTGTTAATACATCTGCTAGTAATACACATCGTAGTTACTATCACAGTAATGTTAGTAGTAGTACAAGTGAATTTACCTTTagagataataattataataatgattactCTTTTAATATGGATAGTAGTAGATCCAGAAATAGaagaaatgataataaaaaagaagaaatatataaatatgaatttgATAAAATTCAAATGAAATGTCCTTTTTGTAAAGAacataatgaatatatatttatttgtttaaataatttCTATACACATTTTACTtatgaaaatttattaaacacATTGTTAGAAAAACAAATAGAGCAAAGTTTAATGTATGCATCCAATGAACCATTAGATTTATCTGAATATACATCAAGggtaaaagaaaatacaagTGAAAATAAACATTCAAAAGGTAGTAACACAAAAAAAGGGTctatagataaaaataaaaaagaggaaattaataataaaaatatagaaaataattgtACTCATAAGAGAGAATATAACCATGAAGATAATATGAACAGTAAAAATGacgatgaagaaaaaaaagaatcgTTCTTAAATAGCAATGATGATACACAGAAACTTAGCAACTCTAAAGAtgatttaaagaaaatattttcttcttattatgATGAAGTTATAATTTTAAGAAAGATCTTAAAAAAAGATGCATTATTGAATAATAATccaaataatacaaaaaaagttgaaaatatgtatttatttttttattatgagaaatatgtaaaatggaaaaagaaaagaataaaatatttattaacttGTATTAATTCACAAAAAAGATAtgcttttttttctaaaatatttgctgatattgaaaaaaaaatattctatgaatatttttatatatttagttTATGTACACTTTTAACTAGCTATTCTTGTTTAGTTAGTCCATGCTTAGATTATTGGACACGAATTCAAAATAGAAAAgtggaaaaatataaattaaatcataaagatgataaatattttgaagatatatatataaaaaatgagaaagtattattaagaaaaaaaaatgattccatatatgataaatatcaacaacatataaagaatttattttatataagtgAAGAAGAATCAGAAAAATCGGATGATTATTTTAAAgttattgatatattttataaaatatgctTTACAAatttagataatataaatatattaagtcaattaaaaaattactCTTATAAAAGATTAAATGAGTTATGTAGACATATGCATGaacataataaaacatattgtGATATATGTGTTggaaataatgataatatattcttatttgaatataatatattttataaaagatatattaaagtACATATTGAATATGGAGAAAAAATAGGAGATCATAAATATCAAATCAGACATATATATTGtcatttatgtaatatatatttatatgattttgaCACATACATGAATCATGTTAATAAATATCATTTCTTTTGTAAATTctgttttaataaaaaaccTAATCAGTctaaagaaaatatagaaaatgtaATAGACGACGTGGTATATTACGAGGAGTTGCATCTACAT AGACACCACCCATGCTTATATGAACAATGCATATTTGTTGTTTTCGACAATAAGATTGATTTGTGTCTACATCTAGCAGAAAAACATGAAGAAAGAGGAAGCAATaagaagaataaaataacGTTATCTATTGGTGGTGCGTCCTATAAtgatataagaaataatgcTATAAATAATCAAGAACAACCTTATCATactaataatagtaattataataattataataattataataattataataattataataattataatagtaatagtagtaGTTATAGAGAGAaaggtaaaaataaatataaacatgaaGATAATGAAACGAAAGATTTTAATacagatgatgatgatagaGACATAATTGATATTAAAGAAcataaatgtatttataattttagaaAGTTTTATGATTCTTGgtattttgattattatatCGATTGTAAGATTGtagattttataaaatattttttttcaatgaaacctttttttttatttattataaaagaagatataaatttaattttaaatgttTTTGAGAATATATCAAATTTAAAGAATTGTTTGTATTTTAATCAAGATGAAATAATTGaattaaataagaatattattCTGAAAGATTTTTTATCaataaataatcaaaatataaaaaacaaaacacataataaaaataataataataatatagcaaataatattatgaattataataatatatatgatcgaaatagtaaatataataatccaCATAATTTtactaatttattttttattgtaaaattattttttgattatGTTGTAGAAAAAGTAgaatatcttttatataataaagaagatttagaaaaaaattatttatatttattctttcaaataatacataatagatcatttattttatattattcatttttatttatatatataaatcaaaaagGTCTCAATTTTGAAAGTGCCTTAACTACAATgagtaatataaaaaatgacaaaaataataaaagtaataataaaagtaataataaaattaataataatagtaatagtaaaaCTTGTAGCAGTAGTagtaattatcataataaagaAGATTTGCAGAAACAAAAAATAGAACAAGAAATGTGTTATAGAAAGAATCCACACATTTATAAGTGTGATGATgatatgttaaaatataaaatattaattgaaaataattgtaatgttaatttaaaatatttaagtaAATATGGtttcttatatttaatatttttattttttaaaattgatAAACATTGTATTGAAAATGTAgtcaataatataaaacaaatgtCTTTATTatgtaatgatatatataaaaatgatatacatacaaataatatatatataaaagaggtacatacaaataatatatatactaaagATACAACAACAAAAGAAACGAAAAAATTTCAATCAACAAATGATATTGTTATACCTTtgatatgtaataaaaatgaaaagagtaaaaaattattaacaggtggaaatttaaaaaaattagaaaattcCACATGTTTATTAGAAGCCATAAAAGAACagcaacaacaacaacaagaacaaaaattaaaagatgaagaatttaaaaaacaaGTGCAAATTGAATATTCAGAATTAGAAGATATAAatcaattaataaaaaaatgtttaaaaaaaaaaaatccaaataataatattataattaatatatatgataaaaaatgtgatatatcaaaaaaagttatattaGATTTATTACCTTATGTACATCCTAAGGTTGATTTAGTTtccttcttttatatattcttaagtaattatttttcagcatatataaaagatgaaaacataaataaattaataaatttatccaatgaaaataaaaagaaaatattaaataaaatttcatCTGATGTAGATAATATATCGTTAACTACTATATCTAAAGATCTTGGAAATTTTGTAAATGCAAGAACATTAGAAGAATGTTTATCAACAGGTCCTGAATATTATCGTATAAGAAAGGACATAGAAAATACactcaaaaataataataatatgaacaataatacgaacaataataataataataatagcagTTCTTATAATAGCACTTCTTATAATAGtagttcatataataattatggtGCAAGCTCTAAAAATTCTCTAAAAAATAACCataaagaaaatacaaatattattattaacgaTGTTAAGAATTCAtcaaatttatatgatatatccTTATCTTTAAGAAATAGAttcttaaatataataaaaaatacaaaaataaatgaactgtattttatttacttttatatatctaCAATAATGTTATCAAAAGGTAGTAGCTATAAAAATGTTCGCAATGAAGAATACCCCTCACTAAACTacgaaaataatattaacaataataatataaataataatagtaatagtaataataataatatcaatataaataataataaacttaATATGTCAAACCTTTttctaaataataatcataacaaaaataatcgCAATTCAAGCGTCAAAACATCTAGCAGTAATAAAACACAAGGCACGAAAAATACAAAGACAAATATTAATTCTTACAAAAATAAAGTAGAAATGAATAAAGAATCTTAtttaaatacaaaaataagTAACCTAGATCTAGAATACCCACCCTTACCTTTAGCAgaagagaaaaaagaaaagataaaCGAAGACAATGAATTATTAACGtcatcaaaaaataaaaaagagaatatgaagaaaaaactTCAAAAAGAATACTCACAAATtgtaaataaagaaaatacatcttcaaataaaaatgtattagataaacataaaaatttagataataaaaaaaataaaaatgataataacaaATGTAATCTAACTTCATTAAAAGATACCAATAATTTATctttagataataataattatccaTCACTTATTactaatgataaaaaaacaaaaaaaaatgtagaaaaaaataatgataaaaagaaaaacaaaaataataattcacaaAAATTTAGTGCAGATGATTTTCCTCTTCTTCAATCTACTGaggagaataaaaaaaataacaataaaaataattattccaatattttacaaaatgaattaaataataataataaaaaaatagaaaaaaaaaacaacacCTCCTCAACCAAAAGTAAAAATTTGAAGACTTCAAATGAACCATCTTCTTCACCCCTTGCAATAAATTATCAATCTTATATACATTCGACAGAAAGTAATGTTACATAtacaattaaaaagaaaaataaggTTAAGAGGtgtaatatatgtacatatgaTAACCcttatgaaagaaaaaaatgtgaATTATGTGACAGcgtattataa
- a CDS encoding signal recognition particle subunit SRP54, whose product MVLTELGTQITNAFRKLQSSTLADDVVIEECLKEIIRALILSDINVSYLKDIKSNIKNNIEKNIDIYGNNKKRLVQKYVVEELIKLLEGKKEGYNPVKGKRNVILFVGLQGSGKTTTCTKYAHYYQKKGFKTALVCADTFRAGAFDQLKQNAAKVKIPFYGSYSEVDPVKIATDGVNAFLKDKYDLIIVDSSGRHKQENELFEEMIQVENSIKPEEIIFVIDSHIGQSCHDQAMAFKNSVSLGSIIITKIDGHAKGGGALSAVAATGCPITFIGTGEHVNDFEKFEAKSFVSRLLGLGDISGLVSTIKEVIDIDKQPELMNRLSKGKFVLRDMYDQFQNVFKMGSLSKVMSMIPGFGNNLISKGTEKEGIDKIKKFMVIMDSMTNEELDCIKPLNDSRCLRIVKGSGTRLQDIKELLEQFKFLQKMVLKMGKLGLRENNINNLMRNQKQFMSKMNNIMDPNMLKQLGGANNMVNILKEFTKMDDLGGSMANMMKQMGLKK is encoded by the coding sequence atggttTTGACTGAACTGGGGACACAAATTACGAATGCGTTTCGAAAGCTTCAATCCTCCACATTGGCAGATGATGTAGTTATAGAAGAAtgtttaaaagaaataataagagctttaatattatctgatataaatgtaagttatttaaaagatataaagagtaatataaagaataatatagaaaagaatatagatatatatggaAACAATAAAAAGAGATTAGTACAAAAATATGTTGTAgaagaattaataaaattattagaaGGAAAAAAAGAGGGTTATAATCCTGTGAAAGGTAAAAGAAATGTTATATTGTTTGTTGGATTACAAGGAAGTGGAAAAACTACAACCTGTACAAAATATGctcattattatcaaaaaaaaggatTTAAAACTGCCTTAGTATGTGCTGATACATTTAGAGCAGGGGCATTTGATCAATTAAAACAGAATGCAGCAAAAGTAAAGATTCCGTTTTATGGTAGTTATTCAGAAGTAGATCCTGTAAAGATTGCTACTGATGGTGTAAATgcatttttaaaagataaatatgatTTAATAATTGTTGATAGTTCAGGTAGACATAAAcaagaaaatgaattatttgaAGAAATGATACAAGTAGAAAATTCCATAAAACCAGaagaaattatatttgtaattgATAGCCATATTGGTCAAAGTTGTCATGATCAAGCTATGGCATTTAAAAATTCTGTATCCTTAGGAAGtataattataacaaaaattGATGGACATGCTAAAGGTGGAGGTGCATTATCAGCAGTAGCAGCTACTGGATGTCCTATAACATTTATAGGAACAGGAGAACATGTAAATGATTTTGAAAAATTTGAAGCAAAATCTTTTGTATCTAGATTATTAGGTTTAGGTGATATAAGTGGACTTGTATCTACTATTAAAGAAGTTATAGATATAGACAAACAACCAGAATTAATGAATAGATTATCCAAAGGAAAATTTGTATTAAGAGATATGTATGATCAGTTTcaaaatgtttttaaaatGGGTAGTCTAAGTAAAGTTATGTCTATGATACCAGGATTtggaaataatttaattagtAAAGGTACAGAAAAAGAAGGAattgataaaataaagaaatttatGGTTATTATGGATTCAATGACAAATGAAGAATTAGATTGTATTAAACCTCTTAATGATAGTAGATGTTTAAGAATCGTAAAAGGTTCAGGTACTCGTCTTCAAGAtattaaagaattattagaACAATTCAAATTCTTACAAAAAATGGTTCTTAAAATGGGAAAATTAGGATTAAgagaaaataatatcaataatttAATGAGAAATCAAAAACAATTTATGAgcaaaatgaataatataatggaTCCAAATATGTTAAAACAATTAGGAGGAGCAAATAATATGGTTAAcattttaaaagaatttaCAAAGATGGATGACTTAGGAGGATCAATGGCTAATATGATGAAGCAAATGGgccttaaaaaataa
- a CDS encoding serine/threonine protein kinase, putative — MGSTISKRKNNSDKNVKDESVENKRQKKNEENDSNLEFIKKYKIINKIGDGNFSKVFCCRGENKKKCAMKLMCCPLKKTSHYNCFKRELFIMKTINNKHPYIVKILDYHEKIWKKYYIVKLILEYCEGGNLFEYIKINGSCTHSEARVIIIKLTKTIQYINALKIMHRDIKPENILLRTKDNIKSVVLSDFGLAKITPSNQSVVKSRSVCGSDFYLAPEIIKNKEYGIKIDIWSLGVLIFFIITGKVPFTGKNANELYNNILKANIPELLSKEKSLNIQPGLKNLLENILVHDPDQRFSCADILNHRWIRGTLTSCEFKIFNSASYIKKLRLDKKKASYDEEAKDNQIKDKSFENDKDSFANKKKRYTFFLKKITN; from the exons ATGGGGTCAACCATaagtaaaagaaaaaataattcag ataaaaatgtaaaggACGAATCAGTTGAAAATAagagacaaaaaaaaaatgaggaaAATGATTCAAATTtagaatttattaaaaaatataaaataattaataaaattggAGA tgGTAATTTTTCTAAAGTATTTTGTTGTCGaggagaaaataaaaaaaaatgtgcaATGAAG CTCATGTGTTGCCCACTCAAAAAAACATCTCATTATAATTGTTTTAAAAgagaattatttattatgaaaactataaataataagcATCCATACATTGTCAAAATACTTGATTATcatgaaaaaatatggaaaa aatattatattgtaaaaTTAATACTGGAATATTGTGAAGGAGGGAATTTATTtgagtatataaaaataaatggtAGCTGTACACATTCTGAAGCTAGagtgattataataaaattaacaaagacaattcaatatataaatgcatTGAAAATTATGCATAGAGATATAAAAccagaaaatattttacttcgaacaaaagataatataaaaagtgtAGTCCTCTCAGATTTTGGTCTGGCTAAAATAACTCCCTCAAATCAGTCTGTTGTTAAAAGTAGATCTGTTTGTGGTAGTGATTTTTATTTGGCTCCagaaattataaagaataaagaatatggaataaag aTCGATATATGGAGTTTAGgagttttaatatttttcataataacaGGAAAAGTACCCTTTACAGGAAAAAATgcaaatgaattatataacaatatactTAAAGCAAATATACCagaatt ATTATCAAAAGAGAAATCTTTAAATATCCAACCAggattaaaaaatttattagaaaatattttgGTACATGATCCGGATCAAAGATTTagt TGTGCTGACATTTTAAATCATAGATGGATAAGAGGAACTCTTACGAGTTGcgaatttaaaatatttaattccgcatcatatataaa AAAACTAAGATTGGACAAGAAAAAAGCTAGTTATGATGAAGAAGCTAAGGATAACCAAATAAAAGATAAGTCCTTTGAAAACGATAAGGATTCTTTTgctaacaaaaaaaaaagatatactttctttttaaaaaaaataacgaATTAA